From the Saccharobesus litoralis genome, one window contains:
- the fliN gene encoding flagellar motor switch protein FliN, with translation MSDDAMDDWAAAMAEQAEAEAADEQAEAQPAELEELTESAAISGDEKRRLDTILDIPVTISMEVGRTKINIRNLLQLNQGSVVELDRVAGEALDVLVNGTLIAHGEVVVVNDKFGIRLTDVISQVERIKKLK, from the coding sequence ATGAGTGATGATGCAATGGATGATTGGGCAGCAGCCATGGCTGAACAAGCTGAGGCTGAAGCAGCTGATGAGCAAGCAGAAGCTCAGCCCGCTGAACTGGAAGAACTAACAGAATCTGCGGCTATATCAGGTGATGAAAAACGTCGTTTAGATACTATTCTTGATATTCCTGTCACCATATCGATGGAAGTTGGGCGTACCAAAATAAATATTCGTAATCTGTTGCAGCTAAACCAAGGCTCTGTTGTTGAATTAGACCGAGTGGCGGGTGAGGCATTGGATGTACTGGTTAATGGTACTTTGATTGCGCACGGTGAAGTGGTTGTGGTTAATGACAAATTTGGTATTCGATTGACTGACGTAATAAGTCAGGTTGAACGAATCAAAAAACTTAAATAG
- the fliM gene encoding flagellar motor switch protein FliM, giving the protein MPATDLLSQDEIDALLHGVDDIEEESPDDSGFGGEDNQNRSLSDYDFSSQDRIVRGRMPTLEMVNERFARHMRISLFNMMRRTAEVSINGVQMIKFGEYVHTLFVPTSLNMVRFRPLKGTGLITMEARLVFILVDNFFGGDGRYHAKIEGREFTPTERRIIQMLLKIVFEDYKEAWGPVMDTSFEYLDSEVNPAMANIVSPTEVVVISSFHIELDGGGGDFHICLPYSMLEPIRELLDAGVQSDQEDTDLRWSKALRDEMMDVKVDLMAKLLDVEMPLEDIMELQAGDIIPIEMPEHLTVYIEELPTYRAKMGRSRDNIAIQVSEKIKRPASVKSELQMVTRAGRRIDAEAELRELEDWD; this is encoded by the coding sequence ATGCCGGCAACCGATTTATTATCACAAGACGAGATTGATGCGCTACTTCATGGCGTAGACGATATCGAAGAAGAGTCTCCTGACGATTCAGGTTTTGGTGGTGAAGATAACCAGAACCGTAGCTTGTCTGATTATGACTTTTCTTCACAAGATCGAATTGTTCGTGGTCGAATGCCGACCTTGGAGATGGTTAACGAACGTTTCGCTCGCCATATGCGTATCAGCTTATTTAATATGATGCGCCGCACCGCCGAAGTATCGATAAATGGTGTGCAAATGATCAAGTTTGGCGAGTATGTGCATACCTTATTTGTTCCAACCAGTTTAAACATGGTGCGCTTTCGTCCGCTGAAAGGGACAGGCTTGATCACCATGGAAGCGCGGTTAGTTTTCATTTTAGTGGATAACTTTTTTGGTGGTGATGGCCGTTATCACGCTAAAATTGAAGGTCGAGAATTTACCCCTACTGAGCGCCGTATCATTCAAATGCTGCTTAAGATAGTATTTGAAGATTACAAAGAAGCTTGGGGGCCAGTAATGGATACATCTTTTGAGTATCTTGACTCTGAAGTGAACCCTGCAATGGCAAATATAGTCAGTCCGACTGAGGTTGTCGTTATTAGTTCATTTCATATTGAACTCGATGGTGGTGGTGGCGATTTTCACATTTGTTTACCCTATTCAATGCTTGAACCGATCCGTGAATTACTTGATGCGGGTGTACAAAGTGATCAAGAAGATACCGATTTACGCTGGTCTAAGGCATTACGTGATGAAATGATGGATGTAAAAGTCGATTTAATGGCAAAATTATTAGATGTGGAAATGCCATTAGAAGACATCATGGAGTTACAGGCCGGAGATATCATACCTATTGAAATGCCTGAGCATTTGACCGTATATATAGAAGAATTACCGACATATCGCGCGAAAATGGGACGCTCACGAGATAATATCGCGATCCAAGTATCGGAAAAAATTAAGCGACCAGCTTCAGTTAAATCTGAATTGCAAATGGTAACCCGCGCAGGGCGTCGAATTGATGCTGAAGCGGAGTTACGTGAACTTGAAGACTGGGATTAA
- the fliO gene encoding flagellar biosynthetic protein FliO, translating to MKRLLFAFCLFAIFPQARAQAAPTIETAIPTLLLSLLFVVFIIFVLAAVIKRSNLSTLGVKGLKVVTMLPLSTREKLVVVDVNGKQVLLGVTQHNINLIKELDEPLPQNVGNAVLNQSFKKIFEQVKQRD from the coding sequence GTGAAGCGTCTACTCTTCGCTTTTTGTTTATTTGCCATTTTCCCCCAAGCGAGGGCGCAAGCAGCGCCCACAATTGAAACCGCTATTCCAACCCTTCTTTTGTCTCTACTGTTTGTTGTTTTTATTATTTTTGTATTAGCAGCAGTGATTAAACGTAGTAACTTAAGTACTCTTGGCGTTAAAGGTTTAAAAGTGGTAACTATGTTACCTCTGAGTACTCGTGAAAAATTAGTCGTTGTGGATGTTAATGGTAAGCAAGTATTACTTGGTGTCACCCAGCATAATATCAACTTAATAAAAGAATTAGATGAACCCTTACCGCAAAATGTGGGTAATGCGGTTTTAAATCAAAGCTTTAAAAAGATATTTGAACAGGTCAAGCAACGTGATTAA
- the fliL gene encoding flagellar basal body-associated protein FliL produces MAAEEELQVEEEGGGKSKLLIIIVAAVLLIGGGAAAFLLMGGEDEAAPESEELTLDEAPAAPAASSGGDKAEMGTALYVAMPRPFVFNVPGANRDRLVQIKVQLLVRGNQNEETAKKHIPLIEGALLRVFSGANADDLATIQGKEALKTQSLATVQDELTNIVGTKVIENVLFTGFVMQ; encoded by the coding sequence ATGGCTGCTGAAGAAGAATTACAAGTAGAAGAAGAAGGTGGTGGAAAAAGCAAACTGCTCATAATCATTGTCGCAGCAGTTTTGCTGATTGGCGGTGGCGCCGCGGCATTTTTATTGATGGGAGGCGAGGATGAGGCTGCCCCTGAAAGTGAGGAGTTAACACTCGACGAAGCGCCTGCTGCACCCGCAGCATCAAGCGGTGGCGATAAAGCCGAAATGGGCACTGCGTTATATGTCGCTATGCCTAGACCGTTTGTATTTAATGTACCCGGTGCAAATCGCGACCGCCTTGTACAAATAAAAGTACAACTATTAGTTCGTGGAAATCAAAATGAAGAAACGGCTAAAAAACACATTCCATTGATTGAAGGCGCTTTATTGCGTGTATTTAGTGGGGCTAACGCGGATGACTTAGCTACCATACAAGGTAAAGAAGCATTAAAAACTCAGTCATTGGCAACAGTTCAGGATGAGCTGACTAATATTGTAGGAACGAAAGTAATTGAAAATGTCCTGTTTACAGGCTTTGTGATGCAGTAA
- the fliR gene encoding flagellar biosynthetic protein FliR, with the protein MNFAVESVLTWMSGILLPFVRISALLVVMVGFDAKRIPTQLKVLFAFAVALLIAPVIPDVPYTDMLSMQGFLLVVQQILWGVAIGFVSQIFLNTFVVAGQVVATQTGLGFASLVDPVNGINVAAVAQFYLILATLVFWAVDGHLMMIKMIALSFEAFPVGSGWISLGSIEKIIEWGQWLFLATITMTITPITAMLIVSFTFGVMTRAAPQLNIFSIGFPITQISGLIVIWLGMSAFMLHFNIMWESASHLMCEIAGCG; encoded by the coding sequence GTGAACTTTGCTGTTGAGAGCGTACTGACGTGGATGTCGGGTATTCTTTTACCCTTTGTGCGTATTTCAGCCTTGTTAGTCGTTATGGTTGGTTTCGACGCTAAACGGATCCCTACACAATTAAAAGTACTGTTTGCCTTTGCTGTAGCCTTGTTAATTGCCCCTGTTATTCCAGATGTTCCCTATACCGATATGTTGTCAATGCAAGGCTTTTTGTTGGTGGTGCAGCAAATTTTATGGGGCGTAGCTATTGGGTTCGTTTCGCAAATATTTTTGAATACATTTGTTGTAGCTGGGCAGGTTGTTGCTACACAAACCGGTTTGGGTTTTGCCTCACTAGTTGATCCAGTTAATGGTATTAATGTTGCGGCTGTAGCTCAGTTTTATTTGATACTAGCGACTTTAGTATTTTGGGCGGTAGACGGTCATTTGATGATGATCAAAATGATCGCTTTAAGTTTTGAGGCTTTTCCTGTCGGATCCGGTTGGATCTCGCTGGGTAGTATCGAAAAAATTATCGAGTGGGGACAGTGGCTGTTTTTAGCCACTATCACGATGACGATAACACCGATTACAGCAATGTTAATTGTGAGTTTTACCTTTGGTGTCATGACGCGTGCTGCACCACAATTGAATATATTTTCAATTGGTTTTCCAATCACACAAATATCAGGATTAATCGTGATCTGGCTTGGCATGTCGGCATTTATGTTGCATTTTAATATTATGTGGGAATCGGCATCACATCTTATGTGTGAAATTGCCGGTTGTGGTTAG
- the flhB gene encoding flagellar biosynthesis protein FlhB gives MAAENEGKTEDPTEKKKSKSREKGQVARSKELATFLQLLGAAIFFLLWGGFIAEAMYKVMKHGLVFEQEDAFDPSRMFIRLQGLLDPVIAPLAAFTIVMMIIGVLSSIVVGGYNFSMQAAAPKFNKLNPITGLQRMFGPQGLVQLVQSLAKFLVVVIAAYVLVGFYFDKLLHINIEKTPNNIKTALEILVWIFIWLAFSLIVVAIIDVPYQLYKHNDSLKMTKQEVKDEHKNAEGDQQVKSKIRQKMFQASQRRMMAEVPKADVVVTNPTHYAVAIKYDTETASAPILLAKGVDEVAGHIRDIASAHDIPILCSPMLARSIYHTTELDAEIPEKLFTAVAQILAYVYQLKQYKKGKGKRPKEPTSNLPIPPEVRY, from the coding sequence TTGGCCGCGGAAAACGAAGGCAAAACCGAAGACCCCACGGAAAAAAAGAAATCCAAGTCCAGAGAAAAGGGGCAAGTTGCTCGGTCTAAAGAGCTTGCTACCTTCCTTCAATTGCTGGGTGCGGCTATCTTTTTTTTACTGTGGGGTGGGTTTATTGCCGAAGCAATGTATAAAGTAATGAAACACGGCCTTGTTTTTGAGCAAGAAGATGCCTTCGATCCATCACGCATGTTTATTCGCTTACAAGGGTTACTCGATCCTGTTATCGCCCCTTTGGCCGCCTTTACCATTGTTATGATGATTATTGGTGTGTTGAGTTCAATTGTTGTCGGCGGCTATAACTTTTCAATGCAAGCTGCAGCGCCAAAATTTAATAAACTCAACCCGATTACCGGTCTACAACGGATGTTTGGCCCACAAGGGTTAGTTCAATTGGTGCAGTCATTAGCCAAGTTTTTGGTTGTTGTGATTGCTGCTTATGTTTTGGTTGGCTTTTATTTTGATAAATTACTGCATATCAATATTGAAAAAACGCCAAATAATATTAAAACCGCATTAGAAATCTTAGTTTGGATCTTTATTTGGTTAGCTTTCTCGTTAATTGTTGTGGCAATTATTGATGTGCCTTATCAATTGTATAAGCATAATGATTCATTAAAAATGACCAAACAAGAAGTCAAAGACGAGCATAAAAATGCGGAAGGGGATCAACAAGTCAAATCTAAGATCCGCCAAAAAATGTTCCAAGCGTCGCAGCGACGTATGATGGCCGAAGTGCCCAAAGCGGATGTTGTGGTAACAAACCCGACTCATTACGCCGTCGCGATTAAATACGATACAGAAACAGCCTCCGCACCTATTCTTTTAGCCAAAGGTGTTGATGAAGTGGCTGGCCATATTCGCGATATAGCTAGCGCTCATGATATTCCAATTTTATGTTCACCTATGTTGGCTCGATCTATTTACCATACCACTGAGTTAGACGCCGAAATACCTGAAAAGTTATTTACCGCTGTGGCCCAAATATTGGCTTATGTTTATCAATTAAAACAATACAAAAAAGGCAAGGGCAAGCGTCCTAAAGAGCCAACGTCTAATTTACCTATCCCGCCTGAAGTTCGTTATTAA
- the flhA gene encoding flagellar biosynthesis protein FlhA: protein MQATDIVNNFKSFDYKKIQGLGVAGVVLAILAMVILPLPAFLLDILFSFNIALSIVVMLVVVYTLKPMDFGSFPTVILIATVLRLALNIASTRVVLLEGHQGGDAAGQVIAAFGEVVIGGNYAVGLVVFAILMIINFKVVTAGAGRISEVSARFTLDSMPGKQMAIDADLNAGFISQEEAVDRRKEITDEADFYGSMDGASKFVKGDAIAGLLIMLINIAGGLLIGMIQYGLDFSSAIEIYTLLTIGDGLVAQIPSLLLSVATAIIVTRQNDSIELGDQLSGQLAKPKVMYVAAAILFIMGIVPGMPHVAFLSLAACLAGCGYYMQNYVGVDSPKKGALVKSGSKPGSSGAVSDTPAPTANPEPQEISWNDVQPMDVIGLEVGYRLIPLVDKTQGGELLSRIKGVRKKLSQELGFLVPPVHIRDNLDLSPNIYRISLMGVVVGEAEIYHDREMAINPGQVFGNIQGVKTTDPAFGLEAVWINVEQREQAQSLGYTVVDAATVVATHLSHLLTNNSSQLLGHEEAQNLLDMLAKTYEKLVDGLVPDMLSLSVLVKVLQNLLHEGVAIRDMRTIVQTLVEYAPKSQDPDVLTAAVRIALRKLIIQDICQELPDLPVITFAPELEQMLHNSMQTAGAEGAGIEPGLAERIQTALIDASQQQEMNGEPAVLLTSGVLRSVLARFTKNTVPGLHVLSYQEIPDDKQIRIVNSVGQ from the coding sequence ATGCAAGCGACTGATATAGTTAATAACTTTAAATCGTTCGATTATAAAAAAATCCAAGGGCTGGGAGTCGCTGGGGTTGTATTAGCCATTTTAGCTATGGTTATCTTACCTTTACCCGCATTTCTACTAGATATTTTATTTTCTTTTAATATTGCCTTATCCATTGTGGTTATGCTGGTGGTGGTATACACCTTAAAACCTATGGATTTCGGTTCATTTCCAACCGTTATTCTTATTGCAACAGTATTGCGCTTAGCGCTGAATATAGCTTCAACACGGGTTGTGTTGCTTGAAGGTCATCAGGGTGGTGATGCCGCGGGTCAAGTTATTGCAGCTTTCGGCGAGGTTGTTATCGGTGGAAATTACGCAGTTGGTTTAGTCGTTTTTGCCATATTAATGATTATCAACTTTAAGGTTGTGACGGCAGGTGCTGGTCGTATATCCGAGGTGAGTGCGCGTTTTACCCTTGACTCTATGCCGGGTAAACAAATGGCAATTGATGCGGATCTCAACGCCGGTTTTATTAGCCAAGAAGAAGCAGTTGATCGACGTAAAGAAATTACAGACGAAGCGGACTTTTATGGTTCGATGGATGGTGCGAGCAAATTCGTAAAGGGTGATGCCATTGCTGGTTTATTGATAATGTTGATCAATATTGCTGGTGGGTTGTTGATAGGTATGATCCAATACGGTTTAGATTTTAGCAGTGCAATTGAAATATATACCTTGTTAACAATTGGTGATGGCTTGGTTGCGCAGATCCCTTCATTGTTGCTTTCAGTTGCAACGGCAATCATTGTTACTCGTCAAAATGATTCAATAGAGCTAGGTGATCAACTTTCTGGTCAATTGGCTAAACCCAAAGTGATGTATGTAGCGGCAGCTATCCTATTTATTATGGGGATAGTACCAGGCATGCCGCATGTCGCATTTTTAAGTTTAGCGGCTTGTTTAGCGGGTTGTGGTTACTATATGCAAAATTATGTAGGTGTGGATAGTCCTAAAAAAGGCGCTCTAGTTAAAAGTGGATCTAAACCTGGTAGTAGTGGTGCGGTGAGTGACACACCGGCCCCAACAGCGAATCCTGAGCCACAAGAGATCAGCTGGAACGATGTGCAACCTATGGACGTGATAGGCTTAGAAGTTGGCTATCGTTTAATTCCATTAGTTGATAAAACGCAAGGAGGCGAATTGCTTAGCCGTATCAAGGGCGTTCGTAAAAAGTTATCACAAGAGTTAGGCTTTTTGGTGCCGCCGGTACATATACGCGATAATTTAGATTTATCTCCTAATATCTATCGTATTTCATTAATGGGAGTGGTAGTTGGCGAAGCCGAAATTTACCATGACCGTGAAATGGCCATTAACCCAGGGCAAGTGTTTGGCAATATTCAAGGTGTTAAAACGACAGATCCGGCTTTTGGTTTGGAAGCTGTATGGATTAACGTTGAACAACGTGAACAAGCGCAATCTCTCGGATATACCGTTGTTGATGCAGCTACCGTTGTTGCTACGCATTTAAGTCATTTACTCACGAATAACTCTTCTCAGTTATTGGGGCATGAAGAAGCGCAAAACTTACTTGATATGTTGGCTAAAACCTATGAGAAATTGGTTGATGGTTTAGTTCCTGACATGTTGTCCTTATCAGTTTTGGTTAAGGTGTTACAAAACTTATTACATGAAGGTGTTGCCATTCGTGACATGCGAACCATAGTGCAAACATTGGTTGAATACGCACCTAAGAGCCAAGATCCTGATGTGTTAACCGCTGCGGTGAGGATCGCTCTTAGAAAGCTAATCATTCAAGATATATGTCAAGAGTTGCCAGATTTACCTGTCATCACGTTCGCACCTGAGCTGGAACAAATGTTGCATAATTCTATGCAAACAGCAGGTGCTGAAGGTGCGGGTATTGAACCTGGCTTAGCAGAACGTATTCAAACCGCGTTAATAGATGCTAGTCAGCAGCAAGAAATGAATGGCGAACCCGCGGTATTATTGACCTCTGGCGTATTACGCTCGGTACTTGCGCGATTTACGAAAAATACGGTTCCTGGATTACACGTACTGTCATATCAAGAGATCCCTGACGACAAGCAGATCCGCATCGTTAACTCGGTAGGCCAGTAG
- the fliP gene encoding flagellar type III secretion system pore protein FliP (The bacterial flagellar biogenesis protein FliP forms a type III secretion system (T3SS)-type pore required for flagellar assembly.): MIKYLLAVFAILLAPDVLAEPGIPALTLNENPDGSKDYTISLQVLGIMTMLSFIPALLVMMTSFTRIVIVLGILRQAIGLQQAPSNQVLIGISLFLTFFIMAPVFDKINETALQPYMEEQLTAKEAFSAAQVPLKDFMLSQTRVKDIATFAEIAGYEQLDGPEAVPMSVLIPAFITSELKTAFQMGFMIFIPFLILDLVVASVLMAMGMMMLSPMMVSLPFKLMLFVLVDGWNLTMGTLATSFGVGT; the protein is encoded by the coding sequence GTGATTAAGTACTTATTGGCTGTGTTTGCCATTTTATTGGCTCCCGATGTTTTGGCTGAACCGGGTATTCCAGCCCTGACGTTAAATGAAAATCCGGATGGCAGCAAAGATTATACAATTTCTTTGCAAGTGCTGGGCATAATGACCATGCTTAGCTTTATTCCTGCCTTACTTGTCATGATGACGTCATTTACTCGAATTGTGATAGTGCTTGGTATTTTGCGCCAAGCTATAGGTTTACAACAAGCGCCTTCAAACCAAGTGCTCATCGGTATTTCGCTGTTTTTAACGTTTTTTATTATGGCGCCAGTATTCGATAAAATAAATGAAACCGCATTGCAGCCGTATATGGAAGAGCAGTTAACTGCAAAAGAAGCGTTTAGTGCAGCTCAGGTGCCACTTAAAGATTTTATGTTGTCGCAAACCCGTGTTAAGGATATAGCGACATTTGCTGAAATTGCTGGCTACGAGCAGTTAGACGGCCCTGAAGCTGTACCCATGAGCGTGTTGATCCCCGCATTTATCACTAGCGAATTAAAAACCGCATTTCAAATGGGTTTTATGATCTTCATTCCATTCTTGATTCTTGATTTGGTGGTGGCTTCTGTACTCATGGCAATGGGTATGATGATGTTATCGCCTATGATGGTTTCTTTGCCATTTAAGCTGATGCTTTTTGTGTTAGTTGATGGTTGGAATTTAACTATGGGCACACTTGCTACTAGTTTTGGAGTGGGTACCTGA
- the flhF gene encoding flagellar biosynthesis protein FlhF — protein sequence MKIKRFVAKDMRTALLEVKNELGADAVIMSNTKTADGIEIVAAVDEETDAKVPPRKVESTPSVNNPTSSAPQYSGANFMTSNIRQTPSFENQVESRINSHFAQEQDLNDNQVADSLKSLLQRQHEKLHKGLQNPSPSPSPAPSSMQQAQQAEHLAQFAKKQIVNSAPNEPSSSVENTELQAMKQEMAEIRKLMEHQVSGLMWQEMARREPVRAYLVDRLNKMGVSNDVSDQVASFIPEELSQAEAWDNALELLSGQINVTNNDILRRGGFVALLGPTGVGKTTTIAKLAAHFAQLHGSDQVAMVTTDTFRIGAHEQLQTYAKILGCPCKVVQSQAELSETLHQLRNKKLVLIDTAGVGQRDMRLAEHLETLMNANQIKIRSYLVLQSTAQRRVMQDAIERFKQIPITGCIFTKVDECTSLGEIISVAIQNALPVAYLSEGQRVPEDIRVAESAYLVEKAAQLMSERNISQSNWFTDDSLQPIYK from the coding sequence GTGAAAATTAAACGATTTGTCGCAAAGGACATGCGCACAGCTTTGTTGGAAGTCAAGAATGAACTAGGCGCCGACGCTGTGATCATGTCAAACACTAAGACCGCAGATGGCATAGAAATTGTCGCTGCAGTTGATGAAGAAACTGATGCGAAAGTGCCACCGCGCAAGGTAGAATCGACACCCAGCGTCAATAATCCGACATCTAGTGCGCCACAGTATTCTGGCGCCAATTTTATGACGTCAAATATTCGTCAAACCCCGTCTTTTGAAAATCAAGTTGAGAGTCGTATTAATAGTCACTTTGCTCAAGAGCAAGATCTCAACGACAATCAAGTAGCAGATTCACTGAAGTCCTTGTTACAACGTCAACATGAGAAGTTACACAAAGGTTTACAAAATCCATCTCCAAGCCCATCGCCCGCTCCCAGCTCTATGCAGCAAGCGCAACAAGCAGAGCATTTAGCACAGTTTGCCAAGAAGCAAATTGTCAATAGTGCGCCGAATGAGCCATCTTCGTCAGTAGAAAACACCGAACTGCAGGCGATGAAACAAGAAATGGCTGAAATTCGAAAATTGATGGAACATCAGGTATCAGGTCTTATGTGGCAAGAAATGGCTCGTCGCGAACCTGTGCGAGCTTACTTGGTTGACCGATTAAATAAAATGGGCGTGTCTAACGATGTGTCCGACCAAGTGGCCAGTTTTATTCCAGAAGAGCTAAGTCAAGCAGAAGCATGGGATAACGCTTTAGAGCTGCTGTCCGGCCAAATTAATGTGACTAATAATGACATTCTGCGTCGTGGCGGATTTGTTGCGTTATTAGGCCCAACAGGCGTTGGTAAAACAACCACTATTGCTAAGTTAGCCGCTCATTTTGCTCAATTGCATGGTAGCGACCAAGTCGCCATGGTAACAACAGATACCTTTAGAATCGGCGCGCATGAACAGTTACAAACCTATGCTAAAATTTTAGGGTGTCCATGCAAAGTCGTGCAAAGCCAGGCCGAATTAAGTGAAACTTTGCATCAATTACGCAATAAAAAATTAGTTTTGATTGATACCGCTGGTGTAGGTCAGCGAGACATGAGACTGGCTGAACATTTAGAAACGTTGATGAATGCCAATCAAATAAAAATTCGCAGTTATTTGGTTCTGCAATCTACGGCACAAAGAAGAGTGATGCAGGACGCAATAGAAAGATTCAAACAAATTCCGATTACTGGGTGTATTTTCACAAAAGTGGATGAATGTACCAGCCTAGGTGAAATTATCAGTGTTGCTATTCAAAATGCATTACCCGTTGCATATTTAAGCGAAGGACAGCGAGTTCCAGAGGACATTAGAGTAGCAGAATCTGCTTATTTAGTAGAAAAAGCAGCTCAATTAATGAGCGAACGAAATATTTCTCAATCAAATTGGTTTACAGACGACAGCTTACAGCCTATATATAAATAG
- the fliQ gene encoding flagellar biosynthesis protein FliQ — translation MTAETFVDMLRDAMFMVILLVSLIIVPSLVVGLIVSIFQAATSINEQTLSFLPRLIVTLLAIIYGGNWGINKLMDYTVEIFLRIPEVVG, via the coding sequence ATGACGGCTGAAACTTTTGTCGATATGCTACGCGACGCCATGTTTATGGTGATCTTGCTAGTATCTCTGATAATTGTTCCTAGCCTAGTTGTTGGTTTGATTGTGTCTATTTTCCAAGCCGCTACGTCGATTAACGAACAAACTTTGAGCTTTTTACCGCGTCTTATTGTTACGCTTTTAGCTATTATCTATGGCGGCAATTGGGGGATTAATAAGTTAATGGATTATACAGTAGAGATTTTCTTGCGGATCCCAGAGGTTGTCGGCTAG
- a CDS encoding MinD/ParA family protein, with amino-acid sequence MNNINQLGDQANGLRKMKSEDKVKVIAVTGGKGGVGKSNVSLNLAISLAQKGKRVLVFDADLGLANLDVMLGLRVHKNLSHLLAGECELQDILVKGPHGITIVPATSGTKNMVELTPNEHAGLIRAFSELEQQFDVLIVDTAAGISDMVLSFSRAAQDVLVVVCDEPTSITDAYALIKVLNREYGLFRFKVVANMVRSLREGQELFAKLSKVTDRFLDVAIELVAIIPFDENVRKSVRKQKTIVEAFPKSPAAIAFKTLATRASTWPVPDTAGGHLEFFIEQLILPEA; translated from the coding sequence ATGAATAATATTAACCAGTTAGGCGATCAGGCAAATGGCCTACGAAAAATGAAAAGTGAAGATAAAGTGAAAGTAATCGCCGTTACCGGTGGTAAGGGAGGCGTAGGTAAGAGTAATGTATCTCTTAACTTAGCGATTTCTCTAGCGCAAAAAGGTAAGCGAGTATTAGTATTTGATGCGGATTTAGGACTTGCAAATCTTGACGTTATGTTGGGATTGCGAGTACATAAAAACTTGTCTCACTTATTAGCCGGTGAATGTGAACTACAAGATATTTTAGTAAAAGGGCCACATGGCATCACAATAGTGCCAGCAACGTCCGGTACAAAAAATATGGTTGAGTTGACCCCTAATGAGCATGCCGGTCTTATCCGCGCGTTTAGCGAATTAGAGCAACAGTTTGACGTGTTGATTGTTGATACAGCAGCCGGTATTTCAGATATGGTTTTGAGTTTTTCTCGCGCTGCTCAGGATGTTTTGGTTGTGGTGTGTGATGAACCAACTTCAATAACGGATGCTTATGCGTTGATTAAAGTGTTAAATCGAGAATATGGTTTGTTTCGTTTTAAAGTTGTGGCAAACATGGTACGCTCGCTGCGTGAGGGGCAAGAATTGTTTGCTAAGCTCTCCAAAGTGACTGATCGCTTTCTTGATGTAGCTATCGAATTGGTGGCTATCATTCCTTTTGATGAAAATGTAAGAAAATCAGTACGTAAGCAAAAAACAATTGTAGAAGCATTTCCTAAGTCACCAGCCGCTATTGCTTTTAAAACGTTGGCGACAAGAGCATCTACTTGGCCTGTTCCAGATACAGCTGGTGGGCATTTAGAATTTTTTATTGAACAGCTGATATTACCAGAAGCATAG